TTCCAGTCCAGCTCCATTGGTTTGACGTCGCATCCACCAGAATTGTCTTAGCGCTGGCGCTGATCGGAAGTCCGGTTGGAATCCCGCTTTCATCTTCGATCACTCGGAGTGTAGTATCCACGCGAAGGTTTATGAGGCGCGCCGGGAGCAGGTCACAAAACGCCTGAAAGACTTCAACAAAAACGGTTCCCACCAATGCGTATCCGTTCGCGACTTGACCTACAAAACCGCCATGAAGTGCGATGAAGCCGGCCGCAAGGACGGAGTTGGCGTAACCGGTCTTTGACGCACCACAGTATTGTGTGCGCTCTTTTGCCCAATAGGCGAGATCCGTGGCGTTGCGGATCTGGGTCTTGAAGGCCGTCGCCGCGTTGATTGGAGCGTCGAAAGAAGCCACCGCTTCCTCGAGCCGCGCGGACTCAGCGATCACGGCGAGTCCGGCGTTGAAGTAGGCCAGTTCATCGGCGCTCAAGTTCTCGATGCCTTCGATGAGGCCATCACCGGGTTTTCGCAAGTGATAGTTAGCCACAGCTAGAGGCTGCAACATGGCATCGACCTCGCCCGCGTCTTCTCCAGCTCCTATGGCTTCGAGGAGTTCACGGTTTCCACCGTGACGCACGGCCATCGCGTCGATGACCTTCCCGAGGTTCTCAGCCAGTTCCTTTGCTGTTCCAGCCGGCGCGGGATTGAGCGTGATTTCGATGTCATGGGTCGGGCAGCTAAATACAGTGCCATCAGCAAGAGTTCCAGCGAGCTGCAGTGTGTATTGACTCGTTCCAATCCGCGGGGGAATGGGAACAAAAATCCCGTGACTTTCTTCCTCATCCTCCACGTCCATGATCGCCAGCGGATATGGAATGGAAAGCGCATCCGAATGAAACCAGAGAACCCGATCTTCGGCCCTCGCGATCGCACTCGGTAGCGAAAAAAGAACTCCCTCGCCCGCCTCAAACTCGGCTTTTTCAAATGGAAACGAGTTACAGTTTTGAGCCTCAAGTGGCGGCGGTCCGGCACCATCCGGATAAGGCGTAGCGGGCACCGGAGCAGGGGCATCCGAGGTTCCTGAGCCGCAAGCAGAGAAGAAAGAGACAAGGAAGAGGGCAACGTACTTCAAGGCTGCACCTCGACTACCACGGGAGCGGTCAGGCTGAAGCTCTTCAGGTTTCCAGATTCCGCGTCTGCTGGAGCCCGCACTCCGGCTTGCCAGCTGTCATTCGCCCCGAAACACGCGGTGCGAGAATCCTCCAACGTGGCACACATAAAGTCTTGACCACCGGCGAGTGAGGTTGGTGCTGCTGGATAACCCTCGATTTCGACGAAGGTGGCGGAGTCTTCGAAACTCCCCGTCAAACCATGATAGCCATAACCCGCACATGAGAGTTTATCGCCCGAAATCACGCACACCGACTCGCCGGTGACCGCCATATCCTGGACTGGCGTTGGCGCTGACACTTTGGTTGGAGGAATCTTTGCGAGGTCGGACTCGACCCCAAATCCACACACAGGTGAGCCCCAACAGTGTAGCTCGTCATTCTCAAGGAGAGCGCACGCGCACGCATTGGTGACGTCTAGCTTTCTGGCCGGTGCCGGCAGCGGTACCAGTTGAGGTTTCGTCGTGCAGTAACGAATCGCGAGCGCACCGCCCCCAGCACAATCCATGTGGTCAGGATTCATACGATCGTCGGGCACCCCGAGCAGACCAATGAAATTCGAGCCCCAACAATAGACCTCGCCCGACTCAGTAAGGACGCATGAGGCGTCACCTCCCAATTCGATCTGCGCAACCGTCGCGCCGTCGAACTCAAGATCGGCCGG
This Microvenator marinus DNA region includes the following protein-coding sequences:
- a CDS encoding RCC1 domain-containing protein, which codes for MMRLWMGISLLMVACGGDTSDDEPIETPSQKAELTGASTVAAGLSTTCGIKTDGELLCWGGDLYGTLGRGPTEEGIAGQPKLAASIASTLKFKEVALVETACAVTQDGALYCWGPNDQGQLGVEGVETELISLGGFFDKPVSKSPVEVFPSGVGHVGVGTSHVCASFDNGDLKCWGQAKYGAGGLIDDIENGAAPADLEFDGATVAQIELGGDASCVLTESGEVYCWGSNFIGLLGVPDDRMNPDHMDCAGGGALAIRYCTTKPQLVPLPAPARKLDVTNACACALLENDELHCWGSPVCGFGVESDLAKIPPTKVSAPTPVQDMAVTGESVCVISGDKLSCAGYGYHGLTGSFEDSATFVEIEGYPAAPTSLAGGQDFMCATLEDSRTACFGANDSWQAGVRAPADAESGNLKSFSLTAPVVVEVQP